One Buteo buteo chromosome 4, bButBut1.hap1.1, whole genome shotgun sequence DNA segment encodes these proteins:
- the TMEM254 gene encoding transmembrane protein 254, which yields METSGPYGHNLRVIQGHGACRLGLPQLSRDLPDLQEAFPGLLSPLDSLSSPRPNRSAVDRPSPVYSSPAARTTAHLQSPGGLCQRYGARLYRRQRSAPPLGARLPPSFPLRLSPFTIRATREHSWPNGGTARLPAGEGRGLERCARLRRAPTGELRGCRGGDAALGQAVRGRRRLLATVRLPTPAAPPPSPKQAGAVTSGGVALKSPLQVARCSTAGSRGLRLSLSCSRGAAAVLVTGSPARCRRRRRPLEVPSAARPNYRLPRAGLALPHTRPSRHFCPARHPGPAPTGPGRPRRGPRPPPGLGRDRQTDRQPPGLARDRQTDSHPARAGFRRLLAGRQHRPHHAQWPRPRPRPRPPRGGLSGGGGARRAERRSAAALGGMTTATAGAERLRDGSCHFQRSRLIWMIAITFGMILLGWVTLWPSTIPYSYLGIFGTFLNYLVENHHKWVCYGFWVSWLIHVVEAFYGVKLCQSKGITDPAIQFQWFIQTLLFGYASFGLLVSYKPSAKKHY from the exons ATGGAGACCTCAGGACCCTATGGACACAAC TTGAGGGTCATCCAAGGGCATGGTGCGTGCAGGCTGGGGCTTCCCCAGCTCAGCCGAGACCTTCCGGACCTCCAGGAAGCCTTCCCGGGGCTCCTCAGCCCTTTGGATTCCCTGTCCTCCCCACGGCCGAACCGCTCAGCGGTAGACAGGCCATCGCCCGTTTATTCCAGCCCAGCAGCGAGAACTACTGCTCATTTGCAATCCCCGGGCGGGCTGTGTCAGCGGTACGGCGCACGCCTGTACCGGAGGCAGCGCTCCGCACCTCCCCTCGGAGCACGCCTTCCACCCTCGTTTCCCCTCCGTTTGTCACCGTTCACCATTCGTGCCACAAGAGAGCACTCTTGGCCTAACGGCGGCACCGCTCGCCTCCCGGCGGGGGAGGGGCGCGGCCTGGAACGGTGCGCGCGGCTCAGGCGAGCGCCGACGGGCGAGCTCCGCGGCTGCCGGGGCGGGGACGCTGCCCTGGGGCAGGCGGTGCGTGGCCGGCGACGTCTGTTAGCGACCGTCCGCCTTCCTAcgcctgctgctcctcctccgtCCCCGAAGCAGGCTGGTGCGGTTACTTCGGGAGGAGTCGCGCTGAAAAGCCCGCTCCAGGTGGCGCGGTGTTCCACAGCCGGGTCTCGGGGGCTGCgcctctccctctcctgctcccGGGGCGCCGCCGCCGTATTGGTCACAGGGTCACCCGCTCGTTGCCGGCGACGCCGTCGCCCCCTGGAGGTTCCCTCAGCGGCACGGCCGAATTACCGGCTACCGAGAGCCGGCCTCGCGCTTCCCCACACCCGCCCCAGCCGCCACTTCTGCCCCGCGCGACACCCGGGGCCGGCCCCCACCGGCCCTGGaaggccccgccgcggccctcggccgccgcccgGCCTGGGCCgcgacagacagacagacagacagccaCCCGGCCTGGCCCgcgacagacagacagacagccaCCCGGCCCGGGCCGGCTTTCGCCGCCTCCTCGCAGGCCGGCAGCACCGCCCCCACCACGCGCAgtggccccgcccccggccccggccccgccccccgcgcgGCGGTCttagcggcggcggcggcgcccggcgCGCAGAGCGGCGGTCGGCAGCGGCCCTCGGCGGGATGACGACGGCGAcggcgggcgcggagcggcTCCGCGATGGCAGCTGCCACTTCCAGCGCTCCCGGCTCATCTGGATGATCGCCATCACCTTCGGCATGATCCTCCTCGGC tgggtAACACTTTGGCCTTCAACTATACCTTATAGTTATTTGGGAATATTTGGTACCTTCCTTAATTATTTAGTGGAAAACCACCACAAATGGGTATGCTATGG gtTCTGGGTATCCTGGCTGATTCACGTAGTAGAAGCCTTCTATGGTGTTAAGTTATGCCA ATCTAAAGGAATCACTGATCCGGCAATTCAGTTTCAATGGTTCATTCAGACACTGTTATTTGGATATGCTTCCTTTGGTCTTCTGGTGTCTTACAAACCTTCAGCCAAGAAGCACTACTAG